A genome region from Pyrenophora tritici-repentis strain M4 chromosome 9, whole genome shotgun sequence includes the following:
- a CDS encoding hypoxanthine guanine phosphoribosyltransferase — protein MVEKVYVTYNQVHKLCQEAADQILNEFKPTLMIAIGGGGYVPARILRSFLKKPDTPNIPIQAIGLSLYEQLGSGADADVETPGTKVTRTQWLDLSSLEMANLIGKNVLIVDEVDDTRTTLEYAVRELEKDVEAAVKKLGREGEKTNFSIFVLHNKDKAKKGQLPQEILKGRYIAARTVGDVWINYPWEATDIDEHDRMSKAQETKS, from the exons ATGGTTGAGAAAGTCTACGTCACGTACAACCAG GTGCACAAGCTCTGCCAGGAAGCGGCAGACCAGATTCTCAATGAGTTCAAGCCCACGCTCATGATCGCCAttggcggcggcggctaTGTCCCCGCGCGCATCCTGCG CTCTTTCCTCAAGAAGCCAGATACACCCAACATCCCCATCCAAGCCATCGGTCTCTCCCTCTATGAACAACTCGGCTCAGGCGCCGACGCCGACGTCGAAACCCCCGGCACAAAAGTAACACGCACGCAATGGCTTGACCTATCGTCGCTTGAAATGGCCAACCTAATTGGCAAGAACGTCCTCATCGTCGATGAGGTAGATGACACGCGCACAACACTTGAATACGCCGTGCGCGAACTAGAAAAGGATGTTGAGGCTGCCGTCAAGAAGCTCGGCCGTGAGGGCGAGAAGACCAACTTTTCAATCTTTGTCCTACATAACAAGGACAAGGCGAAGAAGGGCCAACTACCCCAGGAAATCCTCAAGGGGCGGTATATTGCCGCGAGGACTGTGGGCGATGTATGGATTAACTATCCATGGGAAGCTAC TGACATCGACGAGCACGACCGCATGTCCAAGGCACAAGAGACAAAATCATAG